One Fundidesulfovibrio terrae genomic window carries:
- a CDS encoding RNA polymerase sigma factor, with product MRESTRVEDKTAVGDAQAIRMVLDGKTEAFSVLVKRHQDYLFTLLRRHLPVSEVAEVAQDSFVKAFEKLHQLREPESFRAWLSSLALRRAIRYWRDVSGRREVPLDMGGDGEREWLDAYMAQDCMQRHDDLVRRREASSVVGWLLGHVKPEDRVALGLFYAGEHEITEIAAMLDWSVEKVKVRLHRARKLMAKVMRDESSQGGGI from the coding sequence ATGAGAGAAAGCACGCGAGTAGAGGACAAAACCGCGGTGGGCGACGCCCAGGCCATCCGGATGGTGCTTGACGGCAAGACGGAAGCGTTTTCCGTGCTGGTCAAGCGCCACCAGGATTACCTGTTCACGCTGCTGCGCCGCCACCTGCCGGTGTCGGAGGTGGCAGAGGTGGCCCAGGACTCCTTCGTGAAGGCGTTCGAAAAGCTGCACCAGTTGCGCGAGCCCGAGTCCTTCAGGGCCTGGCTCTCCTCGCTGGCGCTCAGGCGGGCCATCCGCTACTGGCGCGACGTGTCGGGCCGGCGGGAGGTGCCCCTGGACATGGGCGGCGACGGCGAGCGCGAATGGCTCGACGCTTACATGGCCCAGGACTGCATGCAGCGCCACGACGACCTGGTGCGCAGGCGCGAGGCCAGCTCCGTGGTGGGCTGGCTCCTGGGGCACGTCAAGCCCGAGGACCGCGTGGCGCTCGGGCTCTTCTACGCGGGAGAGCACGAGATCACCGAGATCGCGGCCATGCTCGACTGGAGCGTGGAGAAGGTCAAGGTTCGCCTGCACAGAGCCCGCAAGCTCATGGCCAAGGTCATGCGAGACGAGTCTAGCCAAGGGGGAGGGATATGA